A region from the Salicibibacter cibarius genome encodes:
- a CDS encoding zinc-dependent alcohol dehydrogenase, with protein MKAVFVENAEQVKVKEVNRPNIKSDEVLIKVIKAGICGSDIHTYKGLHPFRKPPVIMGHEVAGEVAEVGNDVSKVKVGDRVTVEPQKGTGESEGIMTGNVNYSDERLAPGMGEWLGTMAEYFVAPETLVLSLPDSVSYEKGVLMEPLAVGVHAAFKGEVHPSDRIAILGAGPIGLLTLAAVYARNVKSTLVTDVFDYPLDIARDMGARTTLNIGGKSNWVTEAKEIMGGSFDKVFITAGVPGIINQALHLLKKGGRIVTVAMFQDQQKIDIEQLQQNEKEIVGCMTYNRPDSEEALSIIEDNKIPLEKVISHQLPYEQAADGFRMVDKKEDQSVKVLINFDA; from the coding sequence ATGAAAGCCGTTTTTGTGGAAAATGCAGAACAAGTTAAGGTGAAGGAAGTTAATCGACCAAATATTAAAAGTGATGAAGTTTTAATTAAGGTTATCAAAGCTGGAATTTGTGGATCAGATATCCATACCTATAAAGGTTTGCACCCATTTCGAAAACCTCCGGTCATTATGGGTCATGAGGTAGCAGGAGAAGTTGCTGAAGTAGGAAATGACGTATCTAAAGTCAAGGTGGGAGATCGTGTAACGGTAGAACCGCAAAAAGGTACCGGAGAAAGTGAGGGGATAATGACAGGTAATGTGAACTATTCCGATGAACGCTTAGCCCCAGGTATGGGAGAATGGCTTGGAACGATGGCGGAATATTTTGTTGCCCCTGAAACGTTGGTGCTTTCGTTGCCGGATTCAGTAAGCTATGAAAAAGGAGTTCTTATGGAACCTTTGGCAGTAGGCGTTCATGCAGCATTTAAAGGAGAAGTACATCCTTCGGACCGAATTGCTATTTTAGGGGCTGGCCCCATTGGATTATTAACGCTTGCCGCCGTGTATGCTCGTAATGTCAAAAGCACTCTAGTGACGGACGTTTTTGACTATCCTTTAGATATAGCTCGAGATATGGGGGCCCGCACAACGCTAAATATAGGTGGTAAATCTAACTGGGTAACAGAGGCAAAAGAAATTATGGGCGGTTCTTTCGATAAGGTATTCATTACAGCTGGGGTGCCAGGAATCATCAATCAAGCCCTCCACCTGTTAAAAAAAGGCGGGCGAATAGTAACGGTCGCTATGTTCCAAGATCAGCAAAAAATAGATATTGAACAGCTACAGCAGAACGAAAAGGAGATTGTAGGCTGTATGACCTACAATAGACCCGACTCGGAGGAGGCTTTGAGCATTATCGAAGATAACAAAATTCCATTAGAGAAAGTAATATCTCATCAGTTGCCTTATGAACAAGCAGCAGATGGATTTCGAATGGTTGATAAAAAAGAAGATCAGTCAGTTAAAGTATTGATTAACTTTGATGCTTAG
- a CDS encoding TRAP transporter large permease, producing MVTILFVSLVVLLFLGVPVAIAMGLASGLALLVDDTPLMVIAQRAFVEIDSFPLMAIPLFMLAGVIMQYGGLSQRLINFANALTGHISGGISIVTIVATMFFAAISGSGVAATATLGAILIPAMVERSYHKEFAGSVQGAAGTLGIVIPPSIPIILYGVAAGDSVGDLFVAGLVPGILMGLGLIIVVMIVSKKRDYPKESVTTKQELGKTFLEAVPALIMPIIVLGGIYSGIFTATEAAGVAVAYSFLVSAVFYKSINKKNIGEVLTQSSITSAGIMFILAGAGFFGWILTRENIPQQVAGTFTALSDNPIVFLTVVMILLLIIGMFMETNASIVILAPILAPVATELGIDPIHFGIVVIVTLSIGMITPPFGMNLFIVCKIANARLDQVAKSMIPFYVAILVILAIIAYIPSVSIGLLELFE from the coding sequence GTGGTAACTATTTTGTTTGTCTCGTTAGTCGTATTATTGTTCTTAGGGGTCCCGGTAGCTATTGCAATGGGTCTTGCTTCTGGTTTAGCTTTACTTGTGGATGATACGCCTTTAATGGTGATTGCTCAACGAGCGTTTGTAGAAATTGACTCCTTTCCTTTAATGGCTATTCCATTATTTATGTTGGCAGGAGTTATTATGCAGTATGGTGGACTATCGCAGCGTCTTATCAACTTTGCGAATGCCTTAACAGGTCACATTTCTGGCGGGATTTCTATCGTAACAATTGTAGCAACGATGTTCTTTGCCGCCATATCTGGTTCTGGTGTAGCAGCCACAGCTACATTAGGAGCTATTTTAATACCTGCCATGGTTGAAAGAAGTTATCATAAAGAGTTTGCCGGCAGCGTTCAAGGTGCGGCTGGAACATTAGGAATAGTCATTCCCCCAAGTATTCCTATTATTTTATATGGAGTCGCAGCTGGAGACTCTGTGGGTGATCTTTTTGTCGCGGGGTTAGTACCTGGTATTTTGATGGGATTAGGATTAATTATTGTGGTCATGATTGTATCTAAAAAGCGGGATTATCCTAAGGAGTCAGTAACAACGAAACAAGAACTGGGAAAAACTTTTTTAGAAGCGGTTCCTGCTTTAATTATGCCCATAATCGTATTGGGAGGGATTTATAGTGGTATTTTCACTGCCACAGAAGCTGCTGGTGTAGCGGTTGCGTATTCATTTTTAGTTAGCGCAGTTTTTTACAAGTCTATAAATAAAAAAAATATAGGGGAAGTGTTAACTCAATCTAGTATAACATCTGCAGGGATTATGTTTATCCTGGCTGGTGCTGGATTTTTCGGGTGGATTCTTACAAGAGAAAACATACCCCAACAAGTGGCCGGAACATTTACAGCTTTATCTGACAATCCTATAGTATTTCTCACCGTTGTAATGATCTTATTATTAATAATAGGTATGTTTATGGAAACAAACGCTTCCATTGTTATTTTAGCTCCCATCCTTGCGCCAGTAGCAACGGAATTAGGAATTGACCCTATTCATTTTGGAATTGTCGTGATCGTTACGTTATCTATCGGAATGATAACACCTCCATTTGGCATGAACTTATTTATTGTCTGTAAGATTGCAAACGCACGATTAGATCAAGTGGCAAAAAGTATGATTCCTTTCTATGTTGCTATTTTAGTTATTTTAGCTATAATTGCTTACATTCCTTCAGTATCAATAGGCTTACTAGAATTATTTGAGTAA
- a CDS encoding TRAP transporter small permease codes for MRTYLQVIDKMNDILKYVTSFFIALLAILVIIQVFSRFVINFPFIWSEEVARYAMVYVVFLGSALATRYNQHIAIDFLLQIVSEKKQNKLKIIITWVSILFFALLCYQGAILTVTVWEQTSPTTGLSMSWAYAAIPLGAGMMLLNALALLSEMKVSGIDEQEGDVQW; via the coding sequence ATGCGAACGTATTTGCAAGTAATAGATAAAATGAATGACATATTAAAATATGTTACATCATTTTTTATAGCACTGCTTGCTATATTGGTGATAATACAAGTCTTCAGTAGGTTTGTCATCAATTTTCCGTTCATTTGGTCGGAAGAAGTAGCTCGCTATGCAATGGTTTATGTAGTCTTTTTGGGGTCAGCATTGGCTACACGATACAATCAGCATATTGCAATTGATTTTTTGCTTCAGATAGTTAGTGAAAAAAAGCAAAACAAATTAAAAATTATAATCACATGGGTAAGTATTTTATTTTTTGCCTTGCTATGTTACCAAGGTGCTATTTTGACAGTGACCGTATGGGAACAGACATCACCTACCACAGGGCTTTCAATGTCATGGGCATATGCAGCTATACCGCTTGGAGCTGGCATGATGCTTTTAAACGCATTAGCACTGCTTTCAGAGATGAAGGTGTCGGGGATTGACGAACAGGAAGGTGATGTTCAGTGGTAA
- a CDS encoding class II aldolase/adducin family protein produces the protein MNRLEIIKELQKTSTFMYEKGLAWGTAGNISARIEKDLFYVSASGTHVGKMEIDDFALCGNNGAQEGRKPSKEYIMHQGIYEERPEIDAILHASPFYSTLIANSNERLPSNYFVESMYYLERIERIPYKHPGSQSLASAVKSRAKETNVMLLENHGVIVYDTSIKEAQMALQTLEYTAKMHVQALQAGIHLQGLKDKVTEDFLKNAGYKPVREWPK, from the coding sequence ATGAATCGATTAGAAATTATTAAAGAGCTACAAAAAACAAGTACATTTATGTACGAAAAAGGATTAGCTTGGGGTACGGCTGGGAACATTAGTGCACGTATTGAAAAAGATCTGTTTTATGTATCAGCTAGTGGCACGCACGTAGGAAAAATGGAAATTGATGATTTTGCACTATGTGGAAACAACGGTGCACAAGAAGGGAGAAAACCTTCGAAAGAGTATATAATGCACCAGGGAATCTATGAAGAAAGACCGGAGATTGATGCTATACTCCATGCATCTCCTTTTTATAGTACTCTTATAGCCAACTCTAATGAGCGACTCCCTTCAAACTATTTTGTAGAATCGATGTATTATCTAGAAAGAATAGAGAGGATTCCTTATAAACATCCTGGCAGTCAATCCCTTGCTTCTGCTGTTAAAAGCAGAGCAAAAGAAACAAATGTAATGCTACTTGAAAATCATGGAGTGATTGTATACGACACAAGTATAAAAGAAGCGCAAATGGCTTTACAAACTTTGGAATATACAGCTAAAATGCATGTTCAGGCTTTGCAGGCAGGTATTCATCTGCAGGGTTTAAAAGATAAAGTAACTGAAGATTTTTTGAAGAATGCGGGGTATAAGCCAGTAAGGGAATGGCCAAAGTAA
- a CDS encoding IclR family transcriptional regulator gives MNQSVIKALGLLDFFTDQDRELSLSEITKRADMSKPTVYRLLASLEECGFLRKVKNSDQDIRYSLGLKLLELGHMVSEQLELRNVALPHMKDLCQIINEIVHLVIVDGEQATYIEKVESSQALRLYTRVGKSLPLYIGSGPKLLFAFMPQKQQEKILEKLDMEPLTPNSYTSKEALRKNLKAIYEQGYSISQGEQDLDTTGISFPIRDYSGEVIAVITVSGPTTRFQKDRKPFIEEETKKAADEISKDLGFKIGKDE, from the coding sequence ATGAACCAAAGTGTTATAAAAGCGTTAGGATTACTTGATTTTTTCACAGATCAAGATCGGGAATTAAGTTTAAGTGAAATCACTAAGCGAGCAGATATGTCAAAGCCAACAGTGTATCGGTTGCTAGCATCCTTAGAAGAGTGCGGGTTTCTAAGAAAGGTGAAAAATTCCGATCAAGATATCCGGTACAGTCTCGGATTGAAATTGCTCGAACTCGGTCATATGGTATCTGAGCAATTGGAGCTAAGAAATGTGGCATTACCTCATATGAAGGATTTGTGCCAAATCATTAATGAAATCGTTCACCTTGTGATCGTGGATGGGGAACAAGCAACGTACATTGAAAAGGTGGAGAGCAGTCAGGCATTGCGCCTATATACAAGAGTAGGGAAAAGCTTGCCGCTTTATATCGGATCCGGGCCCAAGTTATTGTTTGCCTTCATGCCCCAAAAACAACAAGAAAAAATACTCGAGAAATTGGACATGGAGCCTTTGACTCCGAATTCTTATACAAGTAAAGAAGCACTACGCAAAAATTTAAAGGCGATTTATGAACAAGGGTATTCCATCAGTCAAGGTGAACAAGATTTAGATACAACCGGCATTTCTTTCCCAATAAGAGATTACTCAGGTGAGGTGATCGCAGTTATAACGGTGAGTGGGCCTACCACTCGTTTTCAAAAGGATAGAAAACCTTTTATCGAAGAGGAAACAAAAAAGGCGGCAGATGAAATCTCTAAGGATCTGGGTTTTAAAATAGGAAAGGATGAATGA
- a CDS encoding TRAP transporter substrate-binding protein, whose translation MNKKSFMISVMVMAIWITGCSSSASSFDEEKEDTTTLRLGHITSEDDAWHLASIRFADLVEEKTNGSVEVELYPNSTLGGDRDLIEGMQIGSIDFALVAGVMSNFHESFAILELPYLFQDEEHLEQFLYGESGEKLQEEMLGETGVRGLEFWMRAPRQLTTNTLVEKPEDLHGEQIRVPNIEASVQGWEAMGANPISMDFGEVYSSLQTGVLDGQENPTAFATSSQIQEVQDYLVMTDHVFGYVQLTMSDQTYQKLNEDEQNAVEEAAYEAREYQNEIVFEEEEQGMQEMLDAGVEIVEIDQEPFREAVQPVHEEIADKYDRELYEEIIGLRD comes from the coding sequence ATGAATAAAAAAAGCTTTATGATATCAGTTATGGTGATGGCGATTTGGATTACTGGATGTAGTTCGTCTGCATCCTCTTTCGATGAGGAAAAAGAGGATACGACAACTCTTCGATTAGGTCATATCACTAGTGAAGATGATGCATGGCATTTAGCATCAATTAGATTTGCAGATTTAGTTGAAGAGAAAACCAATGGTTCAGTTGAAGTGGAACTTTATCCAAATTCGACGTTAGGTGGAGATCGTGATCTTATCGAAGGAATGCAAATCGGTTCAATTGATTTTGCGTTAGTAGCAGGAGTGATGTCGAATTTCCACGAATCATTTGCAATTTTAGAGTTACCGTATTTATTTCAGGACGAGGAACATCTAGAGCAATTTCTTTATGGAGAGTCCGGAGAAAAATTACAGGAAGAAATGTTGGGAGAAACTGGAGTACGTGGTTTGGAATTTTGGATGAGAGCTCCAAGACAATTAACTACAAACACTCTTGTCGAAAAACCGGAAGATTTGCATGGTGAACAAATAAGAGTGCCCAATATAGAGGCGTCTGTACAAGGTTGGGAAGCGATGGGTGCAAATCCGATCTCCATGGATTTTGGTGAAGTCTACTCATCACTTCAAACAGGCGTTCTTGATGGTCAAGAAAATCCAACAGCTTTTGCCACGAGTTCCCAAATCCAAGAAGTACAGGATTACTTGGTAATGACAGATCATGTATTTGGATATGTGCAACTTACAATGAGTGATCAAACATACCAGAAATTGAATGAAGATGAACAGAATGCTGTAGAAGAAGCTGCATATGAAGCTCGAGAATATCAAAATGAAATCGTTTTCGAAGAAGAAGAGCAGGGGATGCAAGAAATGCTTGATGCGGGAGTAGAGATAGTTGAGATTGATCAAGAACCATTTCGAGAGGCTGTTCAGCCAGTGCATGAAGAAATAGCGGATAAATATGATCGAGAACTGTATGAAGAAATCATTGGATTAAGGGATTGA
- a CDS encoding GntR family transcriptional regulator, translating into MNNKKSNMLFKDVAYNQIKEKLLEEEYAPGTLLSEKTLIDDLKMSKTPIKSALIRLEAEGFVTVSSKQGVLVNDLTIDRINNIYNLRIALETFNCEQIYSQITKEQLEHLWENLEETKIVSEKLDVKEFASLDHGFHLSISEIAGNDEITRVLLNYQDHLLRITLRHLRKDPSRVRKFYQEHVAIMKALEKHEKESIRLMRQHLQESKSILFQ; encoded by the coding sequence ATGAACAATAAAAAATCAAACATGTTATTTAAAGATGTTGCTTATAACCAAATTAAAGAAAAACTTTTAGAAGAAGAATACGCACCAGGAACGTTATTATCTGAGAAAACTCTGATAGATGATCTGAAAATGAGCAAAACCCCCATTAAATCAGCATTGATAAGGTTAGAAGCGGAAGGGTTCGTAACGGTTTCCTCAAAACAAGGGGTTCTGGTCAATGATTTAACGATTGATCGAATTAACAATATATATAACCTACGAATAGCTTTGGAAACTTTTAACTGTGAACAAATCTATTCACAAATTACGAAAGAACAGTTGGAACATTTATGGGAAAATCTTGAAGAAACAAAAATTGTATCAGAGAAACTAGACGTAAAGGAATTTGCGAGTTTGGACCATGGGTTTCACCTTAGTATTAGTGAAATTGCGGGAAATGATGAAATTACCCGTGTCTTATTAAATTATCAAGATCATCTCTTACGCATCACGTTACGTCATTTACGCAAAGATCCAAGTAGAGTACGTAAATTTTACCAAGAACATGTAGCGATTATGAAAGCGCTAGAAAAACACGAAAAGGAAAGCATAAGATTAATGCGCCAACATTTACAAGAATCAAAATCTATTCTTTTTCAATAA